In Hyphomicrobiaceae bacterium, the following are encoded in one genomic region:
- a CDS encoding DUF4212 domain-containing protein, translating to MERKERKPYWRSTKWQLIASLVPFVCVMLVLPMYAEQLNTNRFLGFPLGYFLAAHGFFLVAVVTVASYVNRQNAIDHWHGANEDL from the coding sequence ATGGAACGTAAGGAACGCAAGCCCTATTGGCGGTCCACGAAATGGCAGCTCATCGCCAGTCTCGTGCCCTTCGTGTGCGTCATGCTGGTGCTGCCGATGTACGCCGAGCAACTCAATACCAACCGCTTCCTGGGCTTTCCTCTCGGCTACTTCCTGGCCGCTCATGGCTTCTTCCTGGTCGCCGTAGTTACGGTTGCAAGCTACGTCAATCGCCAGAACGCCATCGACCACTGGCACGGCGCCAACGAAGATCTCTGA